The genomic window AATGGGACTATGTGACTGCATTCCCCATATATGCCAAATGattttaaatcatttgttacattACTTTTGGCACCTTAAATATTGTGTTTCTATACCTCattgttgattttcttttagtCAACTGACTTAGGCTAATTAACCTCAACAAGTGTTGATTAGTGGTTTTTTAGAGCCTTAACCAATCTGTTTCTGTTTCCAATTTTGGCAACTCAGACCACCGAAGACCTTCCAGTGACTGCCAGTAACATTCCTGCAAGATtctttcttctgattttttgttaattgtttCACTCATAGGCTGAATATACTCACCTAAGGGTTTCGTTACAGAGAAAAACCCTTTTTTTGAGGTTTCTTCTTGCTTTTAGATTTTTAGGTGAGGGtattgtttttccatttttagctgtttaaaatatgaaaacctttgtttcttttctttctattgttttttatcatttacatATGAACTTCTACTATGTTGTTTTGCTAAAATCTCATGCATGACATTGACGGCAGATATATGTTCTCTATCCCTCTAcccatattttttgaaattgctgTTTCTTACCTTCCATAcctgcacctatgtgacatagatagtTTTGAGCCTCCATTGTGTGATGAACGTAATGTATGGGTTCATGCTTGTATTGAATGAggaccatctctctctctctctctctctgtgtgtgtgtgtgtgtgtgtgtgtgtgtgtgtgtgagtgtgtgtgtgatcACCATGAATTCCTCTGTTGAAGGcatttatatttttctcctGATTTTCAAATGGCTGAAGTTTCCACGTTTCTTCCATGACATTGTTGGTAAGAATATGAGAGTTTTAGTTTTTAACTGCATGCTGTGCTgtttcttatttaaaatttgaagcaGTTTCATTTGTGCAATTTCATGATAAGATATAGTTTGTTAGGAATTGTGATTCAGAATTTGATGTCTGGTATTTCCAatagataaattttaaaatctagtATACTTTCCCAGATCTTGAAATACCAGTGGGAACTGTACTTCTTTAGAacctttaaaaatataatttttcagaACTCAAGGGGCAAAACAGATGAAGGTAAGTTTCCAGTTACACACCCAACAGGTTCAGGATTCTGGCATAACTTTGTCTTGTTTGGATGAGAATAACTCAAAGATGCTATTGCATTTGTTACAGATCATTCTTTGTGACTGAGATTCTCACCTGAAAAAGTTTGCTTCCTGGCCATTATAGGTAGATgtagaatttttaaaatttgttctGGAAAATGGCTTTTTCTGCATCGTGTGTTAGGGACATTAATCTTAGAATTGTTTAGAGTCTCTAGGCaactaaagaaacaaaagttGCTTCAATATCCTTTTTATGTATACTGAATTGGCATCACATTCATACTGGCCTGCTCTTCATCTAAGAAAAGAGATGAAACGTTTTCAGCTTTGCTGCAATTATGCAGTTTGAGCCTTTGAGGTTGAATGAACagtttttttgctttcaaaatttgatgcaGAAAGAAGGTTGATTCTGATACAGTAAAGTATTTCTCTGAGATTGGTTCTCTTCTTGAAGGGAGTGAAATGGACTTTGAGCAAATAAGTGCAATCTGTAGTAATGCCCTAGAAGAAACAAGGGGTAAGGAATTGCAGCTTGCCTCTGATAAGATTCTTAGCCGAGTGGTAGAAAGGCTGCTTGAAAATAGTAGCCTAGGTGAACTATGTGGTTTTCTTCGAAGCTGTGCCCCACATTTCCCAGACATTGCAGTGGACCAGGCAGGTTCACATGTTGCCGAGACTGCTCTGAAATCTTTGTCTAATTTTCTTCATGATGAAGATTGTTATTCTGCTGTTGAGCACACATTAGCTAAGGTCTGCCAGGTGTGTAATCTTCACCAGCTATGCTGTACATGACATTGATCTAGTTGCCAAAGAAATCGTCTTCATAATTGTGACatgtttgttttgttggttCCTTCAGGAGGTTGCTGCAGTTTCTGGGCGCATAATGCTTAGCAGCTATGGCTCACATGTCTTTAGAAGTCTTCTTTGTGTGTGTAAAGGAACAAAGTTGGATGATTCAGAAAAAATTCATGTGTTAAAGCGCACCTCTAGTCTAGCAGAACGCTTGAGTGTTAAGTCAGTTCGGTTGGCAGGGAACTATCTCACTCAAGATCGTCAGGGATTTCCTGAATTGTTCAAATGTTTAATAGGAGGAATCTTGGGATATGCAAGAGATAATATTGCAGACCTGCAAGTTAGTAGTTACAGTAGTCTCGTGCTCCAGGTATGATTTTCTAGTGCTGgtaaaattcatttcatttgcAATAACATATTATGCACATGTACTCCAACCTGTGCATAGGAACCTGTACCACATAAAGTCCAAATGAAATGCACATTCCTACCAGTAATTTCCCCCTTTCTGGGATAAAAGGGATACAATATACTAATGCTGCCTTTTTGAGCTTGCTTTAATAAAGTAAACAACCTTGCTTTTCCCTGTGTCAATAACTGTGTTCAACAAAACGGTTACTTTGCTGCAGACACAAGTCCGCATTCAGGCCTATTTAAACTGAGTTGATCCATGGACATGGCAGGTGGTCATTTGGATCTAACACAAGAATGAGAAGGAGACTAAAATTCCGCTCTTTCAATGCCTGCTCTCCtccatatgtgtgtgtgtgtgtgagagagagagagagagagagagagagagagagtactgttGGTGTAGTCATGTTATTGTCAAAGAGAAGATGAGAAGAAGAGGTATGAGAGTTGGAAGCAAGATGGATGAACCTTCCTTCTGAGGTCATTcagtataaaaaaaagaattaagtcTAGATCAGTCAGAATTATCCAAAGCCATACTTGgatgaagtaaaaaaaaggTGCATGCTGTACTTGGTTAAAATAGCAGTATCAGGGCCCTGTACAAGACTGTACCCATTTCCTAGAATGTCAAAGTGGGCATATTCACTTTTTAAATGagttcatgtgacataggtatcACAAAATAAATTAGCTAGCAAGGGTGAGCCATTCTCTcaatgaaaaccaaaataattCACTTTCTTATATTagattattattttattttcttccgtATTTATCCCTGTGAGTGGTTCTATGTCATTTTAAGATCTATAACATGGTTTTTCATTGCATATTCTCTTGAAGACCATGTTGAAGTTACTAGCAGGAGATGATCAAGAGCTTTTCAATGTAATCCCTATCCTCCTCGGATGCAATCATTCTAGTGCTGCTAAAGATGAAGAATACCTGGAAACTGCAAAAATCCATGAAATCTTGGTTTTACTTAAAGATACTGCCTTCAGCCATTTAATGGAGGTAATTTCCATCCTTTAAATTGTATAATAGCCTATGTCATAGGGGTGCCGGTGCGGGATGCGGCAAGTTtcgaaaaaaaattgggtgcgggtgcagtgagagcatatatatatatatatatatatatatatgtatatgttatttgttatttgttatataagtaattttatttgtctatatttttaaacttttttttatcaaggttaccttaatctcatacaaaatcaaagttttattaaataaaataaggggggagaaagaaaagagggaaaaagaagagataggagaaggaaaaaaatgaaaaaaaaaaacaagagaaaagaaaaatgggtgTGGTCAGCAACACCCAATTTGGTTTGACCGAGTCGGGTGCCGTGTTGGGCCGCACCTGCACCTGCATCGGTGCGGGTGAGCCACTATAGTTGGCACACCCGTATGACTTAGATGATAGCTTGTCATATAGAACCATGAGGTATGAAAGCATTCTTTCTGCTCATTTACTTATTAAAAGCATGCTGCCTTCAGCCATTAATGCAgatatttttccatttctttgtgtaattttttttgtacaatttGAGATGCAGCTGTTATAGATACATGCTATGTTGCTAAAGCAGAGCTGAAGGGACAAAtacattcttctttcttttcttgttaaGACATCTCCCTTGCAATTGTGCTATCGTTCTGTCATTCtgcttttccttcctttttgaaaattgtgatgaactaaaagAACTTAACATTGATAAGTGATATGCAGTCTTAATATGCTGCCTAGGTTTTGGTACATTGAGATATATGGCAATTAAAAGTTATTTGGCATGTAAGCAAATTATTGACAGTTAAGTTTGCATTGTTGCAGGTTATCCTTGAAGTGGCGCCTGACACTTTATACAATGAAATTTTTCTGAGAGTTTTCAGAGGCTCCTTATTCGAAATATCCTCCCATAACAGTAGCAATTTTGTCAGTCAGGCATTATTGTCTTCTGTAAGACATGAAGATCAAGTATGTGTTAATAATCTGTTCCTAAGCTGATATTTACGTCTGGTTTCATTGTGCGTGCAggtttttttttgaatttcaagatTAAGTAATTtttgttagcgtatggggatcgggtctgttccgatccattctctttatatccacacgcctaaggatactaggcggtggctctcttgtaatattttatatttttctgtacAAATCtattgtaacctaattagggttattgattaattaaaagattaacgcagggctgtgttaagttggctgctccctttcctccatcgcgctctttcatcctctcttttCAATATACCTGATTTGCAAAATGGAGAGACGAGttctttgtgaagattcttacatggtatcagagccaggttgcatcgtcctccaGTGAGTGATTTTActttgatgtgattagccctaatctgccctaaattctttcttttctagcaTGGTtatccctcttttcagtttctgccctaaatcttgcgtgatttgccctaatcgaTTTGTCCTAATCGATTTGTCCTAAttgttttgccctaatttctgtcgcTGCCCTAAATCCTGCTCTTGTGGTCTGCCCTAATCATCTTTAttcaattatggatcagccgactccctctctgttgaattcacacccttttctgtttatgtcaagagtgctcgaaccaagaagacattcgttgagggcactcgcaaaggagagatgtatgtccttgaagaagctccacagatgtcaaaacctcacccttccgattcatgttttccaagtcatagtgaagtcaatgtcgcagagtataataagccatccatttggcatggtcggttagctcatttttgtcaatcttttgttcgaagttTTGTTGCAGacgagctcttagataagtccagtctgagttcagtcagtgagtccagcatgtgctcgagttgtcatatctgtaagagccatgtaagtccagtctgagttcagtaagtccagtctgagttcagtcagtgagtccagcatgtgctcgagttgtcatatctgtaagagccatgtccttccctttccattaataaataaaagagcttcaaaggcttttgacaccatatattccgatgtttgggggcctgctccggtttcttcttcttcaaggagtagatactatgtcatttttgttgattcatattctcgatatacttggatccatttcatgaaacacaaatcagaagtttttcgcttattcactcaatttcatgccttggtttgaaataaatactccagtaatattgtgcattttcaatgtgatggtggtggtgaatttatttctaatgaatttactgagtacttactagataatgagatcactagacaaatttcatgtccgcatacacctcagcaaaacggaattgctgaaaggaaacataggcatattgttgaaagtgaTGCATGAAAtagacttacctatgacattgtggaccgaggctttccatACGGTTGTCCATGTTATAAACCGATTGCCATTGGCCTtgtttgatggaaaatcaccattttttctcttacatcaagaacagccacgttatgaggagttgcatgtttttggatgtgtgtgctatatgcatgttgatgtttccttgcgaaacaaatttcaagatcgtgctgtcTTATGCAGacttatagggtatgcagaaaattacaagggttataggtgttacaaccctaaaactgggcgtgtacatatttcacagcatgttgtctttgatgaaagcaggttacaggatcccaaggctacttctgtgacactcaaggacaaaaatgaagtttatgatacttggcttcatgctgaaatcttaagacaaggggcaaaaatgttgactgagcacaaggagcaagttgttaatgagcccgagacacctgtaagtagttccttgagcagcactacttccttggatagcatgccttcatcttctcagcccaatGAGCCACCTATacataatcggttctcaggcctggtgtattttaggcgatcagttcctactgcagttccaTGCCAATCACAAtgcgtgcgacatcctattgatagatgggtgagctataacaatttttctttggattttcagttgtttatgacagaagtcagcaaaaaggtggaaccaaaattttatcACCATGCGAGTAAgaaaaaatgttgggttgaagctatgaatgaggaaatggcagccttgcatgaatgtcagacttgacagattgtccctcgtccagctgataagaatgttgtgggatccaaatgagtttataaactgaaatataagccagatggtagcattgatcggtataaagcacgacttgtggcgcgcggtttcactcaacaatatggggaagattatgatgaaacatttagtccagtcatcaagatgagAACAATctgtgtgattatttctcttgcagtctcgtatggatggcctctttatcagttagatatcaaaaatgcttttcttcatggattcttaaggaagagtatacatggagcaacctcccggctatactactcatgatcctcaaaaatgggtttgcaaattacacaagtttctatatgggttgaagcaagcttctagatcatggtttgatcgtttttctcatcatatacaaaaAGTTGGTTGTCTCctaagctctctcgatcactctttgtttatctatcatactggagaagctaccacctggttacttatctatgttgatgatattgttataactgggaattcttcttcacatatatcttatgttaaaggtatgttgaagcaagaattcaagatgaaggatctaggtgaattacgatattttttgggtgttgaacttgacaggacgaatgatagtttgactcttacacaacacaagtatacccttgatgttttggacatGGCAGGTATGACcaattgcaaacccatcactacccccagtgttctgaatactaaattgactgcatctgatggaactgctgcatattccaatcctatattctatcgcagcattgttggtatgttacaataccttacctttactcgcccagacatagtatatgctgtaaatcagatctctcagtttatgcatgcacctattgaaggacatatggatgccgctaagcggatcctacggtatctcaaagctactcttggagatggactagtttACACGAAAtgtcccaatgtttctcttggacatagcatatatacatatactgatgccgactgggcaggcgatctcgatgatcgacgatcagtttcaggtttttgtctctttcttgattctaatctcatttgttggagcagtaaaaagcagcgtgccgttgcacgatctagcactgaggcagagtatagagcaatggctgccaggacggctgaagcgtcatggttacgtcatttacttggagagctcaatcttcctattgttcggtcatcattactatgtgacaatcaaagtgcgataaaaattgctttcaatcccattttaCATAATCacaccaaacatatagagattgatcaacacttcattcgtcagaaggttgaagaagccgagatcttgcctacttatatatccaccagtgaacatatagctgatctttttaccaaaggtctcacagggcagcatttttgggacttgaagaacaagttgtgcatgatcaaatctcatgcacaacttgaggggagctgttagcgtatggggatcgggtctgttcagacccgatccattctctttatatccacacgcctaaggATACTAGGctgtggctctcttgtaatattttatatttttctgtacAAATCTGTTGGAACCTAATTAGGGTTATTGattaattaaaagattaaggaacgcagggctgtgttaagccggctgctccctttcctccatcgccctctttcatcctctcttttCAATGTACCTGATTTGCAAAACGGAGAGACGAGttctttgtgaagattcttacaatTTTATCTGAacattttgtttgatgtttGAATATTAGGCACTCCTGTGTCTCTCAAGTTTATTTTGCACATGAACTACTTCTTACATTTGAACAACTTGGGTAGATGTATTTTATAGGATTCACTAGTACAATATGTTATTCCTCATTTATAGCCTATGTTGTCAAAGCCGCCCCTAGGTGCACCTGGAATAAAAAGGcgactgatttttttttgtttttggttttttagttAACTATTACATAATAAAAAGTTATGTACTTACCGACTGAACTGTCAACTTCTAttccaagtaaaacttgaaaatctgttctgttctgttctaattgaatgattacACTTTATAGGtaaagccaaaaaataaaacatgaaaaattgttcttcTGTCCTTGTTTACATGACAGACTAACAGTACATTTCCAGGTTGTTGACATAcggcctaggctggactaggcacCAGCacacctagtccatgggaaggtatatacttgtgattttaatacatatattatgtacaAAATGTAATAATGTATAAAATATGTACAATCTGAGATAATATATGTTTACATATTGTATATTAATGTGTTATATATGTAGTTTAGTACAATCTGAagcaatttttaaagtggttccaCCTGCAGTTGAATCTGTTACAATGTATATTCTATGTACTGATTTGTACAATTTGTTATAATGTACTGGCACCTAATCCATGCCTAGGCGACaatagttacaaataacgtttcagagttttaaatgacaaagtttttcttgggtataatacgacgaGCTTAAAAAAAAgcacggtaaatttttaaaaatttaaaaaactaaaaacgaGGAATtctttggcattaaaaaaacgtaaaaaaggaaaacaaggaaaaaagcattaaattttcgtttttaacgcgttttttaaagttttaaacggcaattttctttatcacgtttttttgcatttttgtgaCACTgattatatgttatatgtacaatctgttgtaaacttgtaatgtatattatatgtacttgATTTGATACGATTTTTGTctgaaatgattcaaatgacaGTCTATAAGGTCctataagaaatgcaagcattgtgtccagtatgtaaacaagaagGACGTCTTCCtttgtgtatcaaactaaggcatcAGCTAGAACAGAACAGCACACCATAACCatcgcctaagtgatggacttaggcgatgGGTGTGGACTGGCACCTAGTCCATGCCTAGGCGACAACTTAACAACATAGCTGATAGTCAATTGGAAAGTGTTTGTATAgctccttcctttttcctttaaggGCATGTCAGTGGAAATTGATTCAAAAGAACCTGATTCATCACACGAGATCTCAAGAAATGAGCTGAACCCCAAATGCTTTCGAAATGAGAATCAAATGCGCTAAGGCATGCATCACAAAGCTCAGACAATGCACTTAAGCACTCGAAAACAAAACTAGAAGCTAAGTTCATTGTTTAATAAAAAGGTAAACAAAAATCTTAGTTTGCACTAGGAACTAAATCCCTTTACATAGTCCAAGACAAGGAAGGGGGCTAGCTGCTGGCTATTTTGTTATGGTTATAGCTGTTGGGAGCTAGCCAAAGACTATcttgaaacaattaaaaaagacaaaagacaaagaaaatggaaaataatatatatgtaaatattaatctatatatgttattatatatatattatgtattttAAGTTAtagtaggggtgggcatcgggctgggccgggccgggtcggcccGTAGGGCACGAaacccgggcccaggcccgatggggggaagggggaagaaggagagggggaggaggtggaggggggaagggggaagaaggaatATGGTGGCttcccggcccgacgcccaggcctaagCTATAGTcatagaaaatgtgtttttttcgaaaaaaaaaaaacgaaaaaaatgataaattaactagcagtttaaaactttaaaatcattttttttgaaaaaaacgttaaaaacgaaaaaagcaCGTTTTTAATGCGTTTTATACgcttttttttcagttttttataatatcttttaagtttttttagtgtcaaacaatttttgtttcattttctattttttatttattgcaaatctacttacctTTTGAtctttgtgttattattttcttattttattttttctccatttatagtttttaaatttttttaaaaatttaccgtatttttcctGTATTTTTCTTTACCTGAgaaaaccttgccgtttaaaacttcgaGACGTTATTTCTGACTATGATTTTAACAACCCTTCTTGAACTAATGATATTACAActgcaagttgaagaagaacacAAAATCTAGGAGTCAAAATTGGCTTGATGAAGAATCTACAAATTGAAGTTCAGAAGATAAAATAAGTCCATGGTCTTCATCAAGTGGTGCTCTTTGACATAGTATTAGTCAATTTCATTGTGCTTTATTTGCTCATGCAAGGTATGATTACTGGCATTATGGACGAAACCgatgttgtaaaaagcatatcgtAAGTTGTATAGGGCCAGCCAATAGATATTTTGTATTGCACAATATCATAATGTATCATAACAATACcataaagttattttttaattcaaaaaatagaaaaaatagagaaaaataatatgttccttataaaaaacatgttatacaaATGATATGCTTATTATAGCTATGAAGTTATGATTCATTATTCATGAACATTCGTAATCATAATTCATAACACCATACAATATGATTCTAGGCTTTGAACACATCAAGAAACATAACTAACATGATCTATATCACAGACATAGATTCATAAggaagtcataaggtccattaGCCATATAACACATCAAAAAAGCAAGTTTTAATTGTTATGCATTACATTACAAGATGAACATGAATGAAATGATGAAACTTTTCATGTAAAtacaaataacaattaaaagcactcttgactctcattcataatctttatcatcttcattctcatcttaattttcatcttcattttcatttccatctttatcttcatgaaGTTGAGCATCCTCACCGACATATCCAACAAGCTATCCTTCATTAGCAATTTTTGTTCCTGTAGTTTCAATGTTGAAGCATTgaaaatcatcatcatcaaataatttggttggttcttcctcaatccatgatTCCAACACATCAAAGTTGTCTAAGCTAATAGGATCATCAAACTGAGATGTGTGTTTGACTGCTTTCTTGCTGTGTTTTTTGTAATTACCTATattaaatattagaaagtttgttcatgtatatattataaagCAAATGGGTGCTACAATACTTAATTACTTATGAAACAACTTTGTAGTTTATATAGGTTgcattacctttgtttcaactcATGTTATATCGAACAAACACAAGGttattcaaccttttatgtttgAGTCTGTTCGTCTTCTTGCCATGGATATTAAAAAACACTCCAATTACTTTCGCATCCACAAACATTGCATATTTTGCTGAGGACTTTAATTGCAAAAGTTCTTAGTTGGAAAATCAGTCTCAAACCTAtgccaccacaaatctaaacaagaaataaaaagaatccCATGTAAAACAACAAATGGATAACAAATGCTAagtaaattaataatttttgtaTAATTACCTGGATGCATAGTTGCCCTGGCTTGAATGGCTATGCTTATTCCCATGTCTCCTATACAGTTATCATATAAATCaaactcattgtgcacaacatCTTGTGCTTTAGAATCTGTTTCTAACACTTCAATACAATTTAgcaaaccatgcatgacttctATGTCCTTTTTAAATGGAGGAGAAAATGCGGATTTGGTGTAATTATCCTTGTTCAGAACATGTTTGAGCCAAAATCATGGATAATGTTGAGAATGAGGCAACTGGAATCTTCCTATTATTTGTTTAATAATGCCTCATTGTGCAGCCAGTGCTGCCCTGAAATGGGTGGTGGAAGAATCAGACACAAAGTAActgtgtaaaatatttaatctGGGGCTTCTTGAAGATGTCTTCTTTCTATACCATCTAACAAACTGGCATTGAATTGTTTTTCTTACTAAAGGCCCTGATTATTATGTTTCTCCTATTCAATTTTAAAGAACATGTGACTGCATTTTACTTATTCGAAGGCACGGAAAAATCTGCAAGAAAGGACTTATATATCCCATCAATTTCCACAAGCCAACTATCTTGTGTCAAGCGTGTTTAAAGTATCTGAAGCCTGTTCTTGGTGATACTGAAAACTTCCAAAAACTTTTCAtagatttgttttttcttgcaaaatttCTCTTTTAAACATTTGGTAACCTTTACAATTCAGTAGGATGCTTTTGTGAGGAAGTGTAGCCTTGATTTCTTCCTATTTTACTTTCATGGCGTCACTTATTTCCTCCATGAAACTTGCATTGCTGACTGCATGCTTGAACTTCTGTCATAGATGACATTTCTACATTTTTTGACAAAACATGGTTCTCCCTTTTCAtctgaaaaaacatgaaagtgaGTGCAACTTGGAGTAGattcttcaacattttcatacTTGTCCTTGATGTcatttttgtctctttctttaaGCTACATTGAATGGATATGTCAATTATTTCagaggtaattttttttattgtgtagCATAATTTGTATAACGGGAATGCGAAGCAGCAGTTAGAGAGGATGTTCATGTGATGCAGCTGTGAGATTATATGGGAGTTTGTCAACAGTATGCTGCATTTCATACTGAGAAAGCAATACCAATTGTTTTTGTCATAATGCATGGAATATTTTGTCGATTGGATCTAGTTTGTCAGCTTGGACTTGTCAGTAAATTGGAACTATTCCAAGTAGGGTAAATTTTGGTTTTACGTCTAAGACTGGTTTGACTAGTTGAAGTTTACTTCAGAAGCTCCATGTCTGTCTCATATACCTGATATTTCCTTTGCTTGTCGGTATTTGCAGGTGTCAAATCTTGCCACCATTTTATCCATTTATTATCTCAAGAGCTTTCTGTAGCAAATTGTTCTAGtgcaattattttttcaatgatttCTTGTGATTGCTTTAGTTTTACTTCTCTGATTCCATCTGCAGAATTTGGTCCTGTTCATAAcagatagaaaatgaaaacttcATGTGGAATTTCTCT from Nymphaea colorata isolate Beijing-Zhang1983 chromosome 6, ASM883128v2, whole genome shotgun sequence includes these protein-coding regions:
- the LOC116255744 gene encoding pumilio homolog 23 isoform X2 is translated as MACHGSKVLQSGRRREAGSDDDVHRRTRTRGGKKGKHGKGERRERDQQGRRASSGGTSRQNLSFRNPEAQSQEITDLRKKVDSDTVKYFSEIGSLLEGSEMDFEQISAICSNALEETRGKELQLASDKILSRVVERLLENSSLGELCGFLRSCAPHFPDIAVDQAGSHVAETALKSLSNFLHDEDCYSAVEHTLAKVCQEVAAVSGRIMLSSYGSHVFRSLLCVCKGTKLDDSEKIHVLKRTSSLAERLSVKSVRLAGNYLTQDRQGFPELFKCLIGGILGYARDNIADLQVSSYSSLVLQTMLKLLAGDDQELFNVIPILLGCNHSSAAKDEEYLETAKIHEILVLLKDTAFSHLMEVILEVAPDTLYNEIFLRVFRGSLFEISSHNSSNFVSQALLSSVRHEDQVSLIWEELGSHFKDLFKMRKSGVVASLLAACRRLHTHEKQCSRALVGAVLSESESPSCIVPRIIFLENYFSSEEMTSWSWPRGMKISVLGCLILQTIFSYPSKYIQPFVSSMIALEAGLVLQVAKDASGGHILESFISSNVSVKRKYKLIAKLEGHFGELALLSSGSFTVEKCFTCGSLSLKELIVSELSSVQIALSRTKHGPHVLKKLDVPSSSWYIEGLPMLHVLSSLLSCFNLLWWDLLI